GCACCAATCAGGGCGGCCATCCCAGCAAAGGCAAAAATATCGGTGATGCGCGTCATCGCGCCATCAAGGCGGCGAACCGCAGCACGAAGCTGCGGTTCATCATGTATGTCGCGGGGCTGGTTCATTTGCCATCTGCGTGATATTTGGCGTCAAATTTGGCGACCAGTTCCTGGGCGCGTTTGTAAATCGCTTCGGGGTCTTTAACCCCCTTGGATTTCAAACCATCCAGATAATCCTTGATCATGGGCTGAACGGCATCTTTCCATTCGGCACGGGTTTTATCATCAATCTGGATGATTTCATTGCCGTGCTTTTCGGCGTCGGCCTTGCCGGCGGCTTCCCATTTATCCCACCAGTCGCCAAATTTCGCGACCAGCGGATCGCCGGAAATTTCATCAATTGCCTTTTGCACATCGGCGGGCAGGGAATCAAATTTCTTCTGGTTCATCAGGAAGTAAAAACCGGCAACATAGGCCCCGGCATCGGTATGGTATTTCAAAAGTTCGTTGGCTTTCACCGCATTGACCAGGTCCCAGGTGGTGACCAGACCATCGATATTGCCCTTTTGCAGGTTTTCATAAATGGCCGATGGCGGCAAACCAACCGGCGACGCACCATAGGATTCCAGCATGGCTGAAACCGCGGGGCTTGGCGTGCGCAGGCGCAGGCCTTTCAAATCGTCAAGTGCGCGCACCGGTTTATCCAGCGTATGGATCAGCCCGCCTTCGTGGGTAAACAGCGCCAGAACCTTGAAGCCCTGATAATCGCTGCCCAGCATGCCTTCCTTATAAAGGTTCCACAGGGTTTCCGACCCTGAATCGGCATATTTCACCAAGAACGGCATTTCAACGATGGAAGCGGCCGGATAACGGTCACGCGGAATACCGTTCAGGCCAACGGCCATGTCGATAACACCGGCTTTGACCTGGTCGGCCTGGCGGTCAATTTTACCAAAGGCTGATGTCGCGTCATAAATTTTGACCTCGACCTTGCCATTGGTTTTTTCTTCCAGCTGCTTTGCCCAGGGTTCCAGAAAGTCCTTCTGAAAGCCATGGCTGGGCGGCAGGTAATGGCTGATTTTAAGGGTAATGTCGGCGGCATTGGCGCAGGTGGCACCCGCCAGCGCCGTTGCACCGGCCAAAAGGCCGATCACGGTTTTACGCAAACTCAGACGTTTCATTGTTCTCTCCCTGTTGATTTTCTGTGTGGTTGCGGGCGTGGCCATGTGGCCCGTTTCGCAACCTCCCCAAATGACGGGTATTTGATGTTGGATTATTCCGGTGCGGCGGCACCAAAGGCAGGCAGGCTTTGGCAATGGGCATCGACGGCGCAAATTGCCGGGTAGGCGGCAAGGTCCACATCAAACCGGCGGGCATTGTAAACCTGTGGCACCAGGCAAACGTCAGCCAGCGTTGCCTGTTTGCCCAGGCAGAACGGGCCTTCATCGCGATGTGGTGCAATGAGTGCCTCAAGTGTATCAAACCCGGTTTTGATCCAGTGATGATACCAGTCCAGCTTTTCATCTTCCGATGCGCCCAGCGTGCCGGTGATATATTTTAAAATGCGCAGGTTATTTAACGGGTGAATATCACACGCAATGGTATGGGCGATTTCACGTACCCCAAGTGCTGCCAGTGCATCCTGCGGGATCAGGCGTGGGGTGGGGTATTTAACGTCCAGCCATTCAATCAGCGCCAGGGACTGGCCAAATGTTTTACCACCAAACTGAAAAGACGGCACCAGCCCCGATGGCTCGACCGCCTTATAGGGGCTTGCTGCCTGTTCGCCGGTGCGAAGGTCGATCGTGGTGACGGTTTCGGGCTGCAATCCCTTTAAATTCAGGGCAATGCGCACACGATACGACGCCGATGACCGGAAATAATCGTAAAAGGTTAGGTCGTTCAGTTTCATCCCTGGCTCTTTTTTTAATGTGGCCTTGGCTGCGTTGGCTTTTCGCCCACTCCGCACGAGAAAATCGCATTTCCGACATTTGGCAACCCCACCCGCGCAGGCGGTGGATTTGGTGTGCTTGCATCCCGATACGCGATTTCCTCTTTCAGATTGGAATTATGCTATATATAATGAATTACGCAATATGAAATTTTAACAGGCTTTTTGTCATCGTGACCACAACGCAGCCCATCACCCCCAATGACCCCACCGTGATTGATCTGGCGGGCGAAGAAACCGGCGATACCCGCAAGGGCATTCAGTCCATCGAGGTGGGCGGGCGCATCATTTCGGCATTGTGCGATTTTCAATATCCCGTCCCGCTCAAGGACCTGGCGGCGGCCGTTGGCATGTCCGCGGCCAAGGTGCACCGCTACCTCACCAGTCTGGCGCGCATCGGTCTTGCCTATCAGGACGACCAGTCGGGGTTGTATGGGTTGGGGCCGATGGCGTTGCGCATGGGGCTTTCGGCGATTGAACGCAATGATGTGGTGATGCGGGCGGGGCGGCTTTTGCGCGCACTTGCGCTTGAATGGCGTTCATCGGGGCATCTTGCCATTTGGGGCGAACGTGGCCCGGTCCTTATTCGCACCGAACATGGCGGGCCGCCGGTGATTTCAACCATGGGGCTGGGCACGGTGATGCCGCTGTTGCGTTCGGCCACCGGGCAGGCCTTTTTGGCGACCATGCCCCGTTCGGCGATTGAACATGTCATTCACGCCGAGCAGGAAATCCTGCATTGGGATGATCAAAAGGTCGCCGGGCTGATCACCGAAACCCAGGCCCGCGGTGCCGCCGTGATTGAAGGCGACATTGTGCCGGGCCTTTCAGCCATCAGTGCGCCGGTTTTTAACCTCGATGGTTCGGTTGCCTGCTGTGTCACCCTGATGAACCCCAAGGCCAATTATTTCCAGCCGGGCTACCCGCCATTCGAGGCGTTTTTGCGCGAAATCGCCCGGTTCAACCATGATTGGGGCGGGCGCGAACGCGCTACGTCATAACTGTTCGTTGGCGTTTACCGTCACATGTTTTCAAGCTTGGCAAGGAGGTCAATCAGCGTATCAAAATCCCGCTCGCCAAGATGGGCACGGACCTTCTGGTTATAGGTAATGCCGGCCTCTTTCAGGGATGCAAAGGCGCTTTCGCCCTGTTTGGTCAGCGTGATCAACGCAATACGGCGGTCGGTTTCGTCCTGCTGGCGTTTAAGCCAGCGG
This genomic window from Thalassospira marina contains:
- a CDS encoding TRAP transporter substrate-binding protein; the protein is MKRLSLRKTVIGLLAGATALAGATCANAADITLKISHYLPPSHGFQKDFLEPWAKQLEEKTNGKVEVKIYDATSAFGKIDRQADQVKAGVIDMAVGLNGIPRDRYPAASIVEMPFLVKYADSGSETLWNLYKEGMLGSDYQGFKVLALFTHEGGLIHTLDKPVRALDDLKGLRLRTPSPAVSAMLESYGASPVGLPPSAIYENLQKGNIDGLVTTWDLVNAVKANELLKYHTDAGAYVAGFYFLMNQKKFDSLPADVQKAIDEISGDPLVAKFGDWWDKWEAAGKADAEKHGNEIIQIDDKTRAEWKDAVQPMIKDYLDGLKSKGVKDPEAIYKRAQELVAKFDAKYHADGK
- the maiA gene encoding maleylacetoacetate isomerase → MKLNDLTFYDYFRSSASYRVRIALNLKGLQPETVTTIDLRTGEQAASPYKAVEPSGLVPSFQFGGKTFGQSLALIEWLDVKYPTPRLIPQDALAALGVREIAHTIACDIHPLNNLRILKYITGTLGASEDEKLDWYHHWIKTGFDTLEALIAPHRDEGPFCLGKQATLADVCLVPQVYNARRFDVDLAAYPAICAVDAHCQSLPAFGAAAPE
- a CDS encoding IclR family transcriptional regulator; the encoded protein is MTTTQPITPNDPTVIDLAGEETGDTRKGIQSIEVGGRIISALCDFQYPVPLKDLAAAVGMSAAKVHRYLTSLARIGLAYQDDQSGLYGLGPMALRMGLSAIERNDVVMRAGRLLRALALEWRSSGHLAIWGERGPVLIRTEHGGPPVISTMGLGTVMPLLRSATGQAFLATMPRSAIEHVIHAEQEILHWDDQKVAGLITETQARGAAVIEGDIVPGLSAISAPVFNLDGSVACCVTLMNPKANYFQPGYPPFEAFLREIARFNHDWGGRERATS